The window TAGGTGGTGCGAACGGCATTGTCTTTGGTGAGCAGTAAAGTGGAATACTGGTTGGGGAAGTTGACGCCCCATTTGGAAGCGTCCGGCTCCTGGGCCGCGATCTCCACCAGCGGCGCTATCCCCCGAGTTTGAGGCGGCTGGTTCTTCACAAATAACAGTGTTCCCACCAGCGCCACCGCCAAAACGACGATGATGCCGACTAGGACCCAGGATGTTGTGGATTGTTTCATGTGTGCGCTCCTTTATTTATCCTGATAAGGTAACTCACCTTACGCAGCCAAGCAGACGGGGTTGAGTTCGCGCAACTTGGCGTAAGCGGCTTGAATGGCTTGCAAATAGAGCTTGGCTTTGAGGGCAAAATGGTTGAGTTGGGTGTCGCCTTTGAGCAGTTCAAGTTTGA of the Chloroflexota bacterium genome contains:
- a CDS encoding IS701 family transposase, producing KLELLKGDTQLNHFALKAKLYLQAIQAAYAKLRELNPVCLAA